In the genome of Methanoculleus sp. SDB, the window TGGCCCGATCGCCGTACTTCCAGACCCCGCTGTCATCATCGTATTCGATATTCTTCTTCGTCCGGGTGGGAAGCGTGATGAACGGAATCCCACCGTCGCTCATCTGGTCGTACCAGGTGCGGGCGATCTCCACAAGCCGCTCCTTCGTTTTCTGATCCTTTTCATGCTTCGATGTCACAGTCCACCACCACAATCTTCACCGACTCGTCGACCCCCCGCACATCAAAGGTGCCCCCGCAGCCACCCCGGTACCGCACGCTCCATTCGCCGTCGGGAGGCAGGGAACACTTCCATATCTTATGATACTCCTCCCCGACTTTGTCGACAAATGCGGGAGGTTCGCTGGCATCCCCGGCAGAATCCGGGGAAAGATGAAACAGGGTCAGATCGACGGCCTTGCTCGTGAAATTATTCACCGTGATTTCCACAATACCGTCAACGGTCCGCTTCTTCGCGATAAGCCTGTGCATGATCCGCCCTTCAATCGGCGTTGTGTTGATCGGAGGGAGATTCACGATTTCGCTCACCTTTGCCGCAATATCGGGTATAATCGAACAAACGGCCCGGGCACGGTCCTCCTGCTGACGGTTGCGATCCCTCCTGTTGAGAAAGGTCTTGAGTTCGCGGCCCAATTCCTGCAACGCCAGCACGATTTCACGTTCAATTTCAGGAATTGCCGCTATCGCATCCTTGCTTTCACTCGTGAAGGGCACGTTCGTCGATGCGATATGGACAAGTATCAGCACCGGGCCTGTCGGCAGTCCCTGCTGGGACAGGTTATACGCTTTCCAGTTAATCCCTGCTATCGCTCCCGTAATCGCGCACCCTCCCTGCTGGTAGAGAAGCGGTACACGGTTTGCAAACCGGAGAATCTGCCCGGCACCGTCCGCCGGAAGCCGGCCGCCGTATCCAAGGGCCGCTTCGACAACAAAGGGGTGACCGCCGTACACCCTGCTGCTCCGCGTTCGCGCTTTTACGAAATCAAGCTGGAACTCCTTGTCAAGCCCCTGCCGCATAAGATCCTCGCCAATCGGCGAAAGACACCGGGAAGCAGGGGGAGGCGGTATTGCCGTCGTCTGCATGGTTTCGAGCAGGGCTTTGAGCTGTTCGGTGGAGAGAGATTTTACAGGCACGGAGGGATCCGCATCTATCGCACGGATAATGTCCTCAGCGGTCTTTTTCCCCACGCGCGAGAACTCCCCGATCAGGAAATTTTCGAGCGGCAGCTCACTCGTGCCTGCCATCCGTTTCAGCATCCCGAATTCGATGCCGTGCGGATGAGGAGCGATCGCCTTTGCGCAGGGAGGCACCTCTTCGACGACACGTTCAAAAAGGAACGATTCCCCGTCGATGTCTGCACGCATCCGCGCATGGGGATTGACGACAGCAGTATACCGGAGGTAGTCAAGAAGACGCTTTTTGGCCGCGAGCGTGCTCCGGAATTCAATCTCCACCCGGGTGCCATGCGTCCGGTCCCATGCGATCTCTTCATGAAGCACCACATCGGGTTCGTTCGTCTCTGTCCTGATCATCAGTTCAAACCGGTGGGCCGGTTCCTGAGCACCCGTGCGTGACACGACGGTTGCCGGCACGCCCGTCGTAAGCTGGGCATACAGTACAGCCGCACTGATGCCGATTCCCTGCTGGCCACGGCTCTGCTTGATCTGATGAAA includes:
- a CDS encoding DNA topoisomerase; amino-acid sequence: MVLAEELAKQQRSISVAEFFEKNKHLLGFDSPTRGIITTVKEAVDNALDACEEAQVLPDLFVGIRKVDRDVYRIIVEDNGPGIIPAQVPYVFGKLLYGSRFHQIKQSRGQQGIGISAAVLYAQLTTGVPATVVSRTGAQEPAHRFELMIRTETNEPDVVLHEEIAWDRTHGTRVEIEFRSTLAAKKRLLDYLRYTAVVNPHARMRADIDGESFLFERVVEEVPPCAKAIAPHPHGIEFGMLKRMAGTSELPLENFLIGEFSRVGKKTAEDIIRAIDADPSVPVKSLSTEQLKALLETMQTTAIPPPPASRCLSPIGEDLMRQGLDKEFQLDFVKARTRSSRVYGGHPFVVEAALGYGGRLPADGAGQILRFANRVPLLYQQGGCAITGAIAGINWKAYNLSQQGLPTGPVLILVHIASTNVPFTSESKDAIAAIPEIEREIVLALQELGRELKTFLNRRDRNRQQEDRARAVCSIIPDIAAKVSEIVNLPPINTTPIEGRIMHRLIAKKRTVDGIVEITVNNFTSKAVDLTLFHLSPDSAGDASEPPAFVDKVGEEYHKIWKCSLPPDGEWSVRYRGGCGGTFDVRGVDESVKIVVVDCDIEA